From Myotis daubentonii chromosome 7, mMyoDau2.1, whole genome shotgun sequence, a single genomic window includes:
- the KCNJ3 gene encoding G protein-activated inward rectifier potassium channel 1 isoform X2 has protein sequence MSALRRKFGDDYQVVTTSSSGSGLQPQGPGQGPQQQLVPKKKRQRFVDKNGRCNVQHGNLGSETSRYLSDLFTTLVDLKWRWNLFIFILTYTVAWLFMASMWWVIAYTRGDLNKAHVGNYTPCVANVYNFPSAFLFFIETEATIGYGYRYITDKCPEGIILFLFQSILGSIVDAFLIGCMFIKMSQPKKRAETLMFSEHAVISMRDGKLTLMFRVGNLRNSHMVSAQIRCKLLKG, from the coding sequence ATGTCTGCACTCCGAAGGAAATTTGGGGACGATTACCAGGTAGTGACCACCTCGTCCAGCGGTTCGGGCTTGCAGCCCCAGGGGCCGGGCCAGGGCCCGCAGCAGCAGCTGGTGCCCAAGAAGAAGCGGCAGCGGTTCGTGGACAAGAACGGCCGGTGCAATGTGCAGCACGGCAACCTGGGCAGCGAGACGAGCCGCTACCTCTCGGACCTCTTCACCACCCTGGTGGACCTCAAGTGGCGCTGGAACCTCTTCATCTTCATCCTCACCTACACCGTGGCCTGGCTCTTCATGGCGTCCATGTGGTGGGTGATCGCCTACACTCGGGGCGACCTCAACAAAGCTCACGTCGGCAACTACACGCCCTGCGTGGCCAATGTCTATAACTTCCCCTCCGCCTTCCTCTTCTTCATCGAGACCGAGGCCACCATCGGCTATGGCTACCGCTACATCACCGACAAGTGCCCCGAGGGCAtcatcctcttcctcttccagtCCATCCTCGGCTCCATCGTGGACGCTTTCCTCATCGGCTGCATGTTCATCAAGATGTCCCAGCCCAAGAAGCGCGCGGAGACCCTGATGTTCAGCGAGCACGCGGTGATTTCCATGCGGGACGGCAAACTCACGCTCATGTTCCGGGTGGGCAACCTGCGCAACAGCCACATGGTCTCCGCGCAGATCCGCTGCAAGCTGCTCAAA